One Spiroplasma sp. NBRC 100390 DNA window includes the following coding sequences:
- a CDS encoding HNH endonuclease, translating to MKKEDEVSKWQAPGNGNIFDSLLSEKDCSKAYMTYRTIWVLKFFYEKEQVEDNKELENKLYEYLKSNFKNFEDNKSVKSHFYKPALFYGLLTKKVVENKKFLELSIDGKIFLNNYNNNKFEEAINHFIICMLRTSYPNSATKEVKDIFLFPFRIMFYLLLKRNFLTKNEVEFYLPYIKKPIDVIQFDDFIKRDDLSFKKYDKFNTWVIKSLVKTEIINLENNRYSINNNVKKFLEDTLSDSIESFFFDDLKDESYLEKKYNIKSTKVKRNKKIVDQILSKSGNKCFFDKKHYSFTSPKMDNYLEAHHIVPVSMKDSFSQDLDVEENMIAICPNCHKSFHYSINDNKIKIIDEVWKKKTSLSKLKITKNEILQIYINNLYLKSRSKISK from the coding sequence ATGAAAAAAGAAGATGAAGTGTCTAAATGACAGGCTCCAGGAAACGGTAATATTTTTGATTCTTTGCTTTCTGAAAAAGATTGTAGTAAGGCATATATGACTTATAGAACAATATGAGTATTAAAATTTTTTTATGAAAAAGAACAAGTAGAAGATAATAAGGAATTGGAAAATAAACTTTATGAATATTTAAAAAGTAACTTTAAAAACTTTGAGGATAATAAATCTGTAAAATCACACTTTTATAAGCCTGCATTATTTTATGGATTATTAACCAAAAAAGTAGTAGAAAATAAAAAATTTTTAGAATTATCGATCGATGGTAAAATTTTTTTAAATAATTATAATAATAATAAATTTGAAGAAGCAATTAATCATTTTATAATTTGCATGTTAAGAACATCATATCCTAATTCAGCAACAAAAGAAGTTAAAGATATATTTTTATTTCCTTTTAGAATAATGTTTTATTTATTACTTAAACGAAATTTTTTAACAAAAAATGAGGTTGAATTTTATTTGCCTTATATAAAAAAACCTATTGATGTTATTCAATTTGATGATTTTATAAAAAGGGATGATTTATCTTTTAAGAAATATGATAAATTTAATACATGAGTAATAAAGTCTTTAGTTAAAACAGAGATAATTAATTTAGAAAATAATCGGTATTCTATTAACAATAATGTAAAAAAATTTTTAGAAGATACCTTATCAGATAGTATTGAAAGTTTTTTCTTTGATGATTTAAAAGATGAATCTTATTTAGAGAAAAAATATAATATTAAATCTACTAAAGTTAAACGTAATAAAAAAATAGTAGATCAAATTCTTTCAAAAAGTGGTAATAAATGTTTTTTTGATAAAAAACATTATTCGTTTACTTCACCAAAAATGGATAATTATTTAGAAGCACATCATATAGTTCCTGTTTCAATGAAAGATTCATTTTCCCAGGATTTAGATGTTGAAGAAAATATGATTGCAATATGTCCAAATTGTCATAAATCTTTTCATTATTCTATCAATGATAATAAAATCAAAATTATTGATGAAGTATGAAAGAAAAAAACTAGTCTATCAAAATTAAAAATAACAAAAAATGAAATTTTACAGATATACATTAATAATTTATATTTAAAAAGTAGGTCTAAAATTAGTAAATAA
- a CDS encoding Mbov_0397 family ICE element conjugal transfer ATPase, with protein sequence MTSIIPENLKKAKKQITTYLSWMDLIVFTIYIPIWGSMFALTIIPFWIRGILAFIIFLSLFWTLFNSPKYNLKFYMLFLNWLKFKISKKTFSNKELSANTSLLVPYNKIIDDFIETDVLQTKKRQYIGVLEIKGYDLSTYDESEQMIKLDQIADIFRYLNLPFTLVVVNKPLNLEDNVLFYKTVKEKLKKLSEFKKITKEEFQSRCEWLDSYIENLGMNNNRSIMHYKNVKKFYMYIYAEKIQELKQQISLAEDKIFNSGLSCLPLNKYELVNSIKSIFNPFEPEWSHKNIDDNINNLKKLFRMEQIIFNKNAINANGIYYGVTGIHDYPFFPNNGWTANIAPTDTTLIWNFNNVSSEEITKDLEGAISMNETSLFQTKSSKRIGISKLGNKLEILGNMVNTITSGSETIKRGNLLFLHYGVDKKTVLNSVNRLSQLLKEEKILIDRLIYRQFEGYSSIIPKSTDSLLFELGREMPCSTIANGFMWINNSLNDKKGMLLGFNTTGDILLWDQFFRNMERKNSNLFLIGTSGDGKTTFLKKIIAYNTSLGKKVIVIDPEREYTDLCKHLNGIVIDLGSGVTGIINPLQVIPGFEEKQTTQSLISDHLQCLEIFFKYIIELNDDELRILIKCIYELYDDFKIINKKIEDIKNNEFPIFSDLLIKLESKKNENVLCKRLYEIIKWDFTGTGKYSLLWNNYSTINFNQNLFYVLDIKTLFQKNQRICAAQMCLVLRYVYNLIDINRFKEKNNLLIVIDEAHIIIDPKNPEGLMFMFRMVKMIRKYSGGIIVATQNIHDFKQTDVIERETTAVLNNSQYVGIMGLKQKDLIDVQDLYRASGGLSKQEITFISKAATGEMLFCLSDHIRHCITVEYNNFEVEKLFVKNGGE encoded by the coding sequence TTGACAAGTATAATACCAGAGAATTTAAAAAAAGCAAAAAAACAAATTACAACGTATTTATCATGAATGGATCTAATAGTTTTTACAATATATATTCCAATTTGAGGAAGTATGTTTGCATTAACAATAATTCCTTTTTGGATTAGAGGAATACTAGCATTTATTATATTTTTAAGTTTATTTTGAACATTATTTAATTCACCAAAATATAATTTAAAATTTTATATGCTTTTCTTAAATTGATTAAAATTTAAAATTAGTAAGAAAACATTTTCTAACAAGGAATTATCAGCAAATACTAGTTTACTAGTTCCTTATAATAAAATTATTGATGATTTTATTGAAACTGATGTGCTGCAGACTAAAAAACGACAATATATTGGTGTTTTGGAAATTAAAGGGTATGATTTATCAACTTATGATGAGTCAGAACAAATGATTAAATTAGATCAAATAGCAGATATTTTTAGATACTTAAATTTGCCTTTTACATTAGTAGTTGTAAATAAACCATTAAATTTAGAAGATAATGTTTTATTTTATAAAACTGTTAAAGAAAAATTAAAAAAATTAAGTGAATTTAAAAAAATTACAAAAGAAGAATTTCAAAGCCGTTGTGAATGATTAGATAGTTACATTGAAAATTTGGGAATGAATAATAACAGAAGTATTATGCATTATAAAAATGTTAAAAAATTTTATATGTATATTTATGCTGAAAAAATACAAGAATTAAAACAGCAAATATCTTTAGCAGAAGATAAAATATTTAATTCTGGATTGAGTTGTTTACCATTAAACAAGTATGAATTGGTTAACTCTATAAAATCAATTTTTAATCCATTCGAACCTGAATGAAGTCATAAAAATATTGATGATAATATAAATAACTTGAAAAAATTATTCAGAATGGAACAAATAATTTTTAATAAGAACGCAATAAACGCTAACGGTATCTATTATGGAGTAACAGGGATTCATGATTATCCATTTTTCCCAAATAATGGTTGAACAGCAAATATTGCTCCAACTGATACAACTTTAATATGAAATTTTAACAACGTAAGTTCAGAAGAAATAACTAAAGATTTAGAAGGAGCTATTTCTATGAATGAAACATCTCTATTTCAAACAAAATCTTCTAAAAGAATTGGAATCTCTAAATTAGGGAATAAGTTAGAAATTTTAGGTAATATGGTTAATACCATTACAAGCGGTAGTGAAACAATAAAAAGAGGTAACTTATTATTTTTACATTATGGAGTAGATAAAAAAACTGTTTTAAATTCAGTAAATCGATTAAGCCAATTATTAAAGGAAGAAAAAATATTAATTGATCGATTAATTTATCGTCAATTTGAAGGATATAGCTCTATAATTCCTAAATCTACGGATTCACTATTATTTGAATTAGGACGTGAAATGCCATGCTCAACGATAGCAAATGGCTTTATGTGAATAAATAATTCATTGAATGATAAAAAAGGAATGCTACTAGGATTTAATACGACAGGTGATATTTTGTTATGAGATCAGTTTTTTAGAAATATGGAACGAAAAAATTCTAATTTATTTTTAATTGGTACTAGTGGCGACGGCAAGACAACATTTCTAAAAAAAATTATTGCTTACAATACTTCACTTGGTAAAAAAGTGATTGTTATAGATCCTGAACGTGAATATACTGATTTATGTAAACATTTAAATGGGATTGTAATTGACTTAGGAAGTGGAGTAACTGGTATAATTAATCCATTACAAGTGATTCCTGGATTTGAAGAAAAACAAACAACTCAAAGTTTAATATCTGATCACTTACAGTGTTTAGAAATATTTTTTAAATATATTATTGAACTTAATGATGATGAACTACGTATTTTAATAAAATGCATTTATGAACTATATGATGATTTTAAAATAATTAATAAAAAAATTGAAGATATTAAAAATAATGAATTTCCTATTTTTTCTGATTTATTAATTAAATTAGAAAGTAAGAAAAATGAAAATGTTCTTTGCAAAAGATTGTATGAGATTATTAAATGAGATTTTACTGGAACAGGAAAATATTCACTATTATGAAATAATTACTCAACTATAAACTTTAATCAAAATTTATTTTATGTTTTAGATATAAAAACTTTGTTTCAAAAAAATCAAAGAATTTGTGCAGCACAAATGTGCTTAGTATTAAGGTATGTTTACAATTTAATAGATATCAATAGATTTAAGGAAAAAAATAATTTGCTTATAGTGATTGATGAAGCTCATATTATTATTGACCCAAAAAATCCAGAAGGTTTGATGTTTATGTTTAGAATGGTAAAAATGATTAGAAAATATTCAGGTGGAATTATTGTTGCAACTCAAAATATTCATGATTTTAAGCAAACTGATGTAATAGAAAGAGAAACAACAGCAGTTTTAAATAATTCACAATATGTTGGAATTATGGGATTAAAGCAAAAAGATTTAATTGATGTACAAGATCTTTATAGAGCAAGTGGGGGACTATCTAAGCAAGAAATAACATTTATTTCAAAAGCTGCAACAGGAGAAATGCTTTTTTGCTTATCTGATCACATTAGACATTGTATTACAGTTGAATATAACAACTTTGAAGTTGAGAAATTATTTGTGAAAAATGGAGGAGAATAA
- a CDS encoding HU family DNA-binding protein, which produces MKKKNLNKNDIAEFIRLEYDITKTTSRSLVNEVFNFLETQLKNGQTITVTGFGKFYVKPNLRLNNQMHGKKYNKKAKYTVKFSASSKFNKNYRKGEINE; this is translated from the coding sequence ATGAAGAAAAAAAATCTTAATAAAAATGATATAGCAGAATTTATTAGATTAGAATATGATATAACAAAAACGACAAGTCGTAGTTTAGTCAATGAAGTATTTAATTTTTTAGAAACACAATTAAAAAATGGTCAAACTATAACAGTTACTGGTTTTGGAAAATTTTATGTTAAACCAAATTTACGTTTAAATAACCAAATGCATGGTAAAAAATATAATAAAAAAGCAAAATATACTGTAAAATTTTCAGCTTCAAGTAAGTTTAACAAAAACTATAGAAAGGGTGAAATAAATGAGTAA
- a CDS encoding DUF3196 family protein: MSTSLNYYDELINEIEGLIDNNDYNEALIKLKTELTMPYIPQHIEKMLETLLKDVTAKMIEQQPKPNSVWSLAKISEILTHPTDEETQLLAFHYLKDQNLRKILPIIRKYFVNKKVSNFTKIYLLYLLKEQEINEVFQVQKTNGFFKLNPQEMIPYQEEKQVKLVMQLLDQWVYNDNPSLYHTCLYLLETYYYDLYPYFIVDNEIQALAVAIIFQGQVMYNEKINVEELARQFDVAVPTVQKYLLYLNNKNL; this comes from the coding sequence ATGTCAACATCATTAAATTATTACGATGAATTAATTAATGAGATTGAGGGATTAATTGATAATAATGATTATAATGAAGCTCTGATTAAACTTAAAACGGAGTTAACAATGCCATATATTCCTCAACATATTGAAAAGATGTTAGAAACACTATTAAAAGATGTTACTGCGAAAATGATTGAACAACAGCCAAAACCTAATTCAGTTTGATCATTAGCAAAGATTAGTGAAATTTTAACACATCCAACTGATGAAGAAACACAATTATTGGCCTTTCATTATTTAAAAGATCAAAATTTACGTAAAATTTTACCAATAATTCGAAAATATTTTGTTAATAAAAAGGTTTCAAATTTCACTAAGATTTATTTATTATATTTATTAAAAGAACAAGAAATTAACGAAGTCTTTCAGGTTCAAAAAACAAATGGTTTTTTTAAACTAAATCCACAGGAAATGATTCCTTATCAAGAAGAAAAACAAGTTAAGTTAGTGATGCAATTATTAGATCAATGAGTCTATAACGATAATCCTAGTTTATATCATACTTGCTTGTATTTATTAGAAACATATTATTATGATTTATATCCATATTTTATTGTAGATAATGAAATTCAAGCGTTAGCGGTTGCAATTATTTTTCAGGGGCAAGTAATGTATAATGAAAAAATTAATGTTGAAGAATTAGCACGACAATTTGATGTTGCTGTTCCAACAGTTCAAAAATATTTATTATACTTAAATAATAAAAATTTGTAG
- the tig gene encoding trigger factor → MKFKAEKIQDKGIGKWYVTIDGAEWTDCVKKAETKAANELEVPGFRKGKVPADLLKKHLTEAKILDAAHHSVVNKAYQFAFDQKSEIEPFSSPTPRVKKITKTEYILELEFDLKPEVKINKYTGFKHDHLKKEEIKIKKEDIENNIDQLRNRFAIFKPKTTAIAKGDTVIFDFEGFVDGKPFKGGKATDFTLEIGSGQFIPGFEDAMIGLKTGDQKDINVTFPADYQVEELKSTPAVFKLNIKEVKAKELPELNDELAKDINLKGIDTLAKLEDHVKNNIREQLLKQEYDHFIGHLFRLIAEDSEIALPESIIRKEANQLKHEFEQKLQAQQMDMKTYKKRTGMVEEDIFEELFKDAKNRLENGVIVDAVVQAEKITATPAECEVQYEKLGKQFGIDGKTLKETKLVSEQQVKEQVIHDKVFAFLYENNGE, encoded by the coding sequence ATGAAATTTAAAGCAGAAAAAATTCAAGATAAAGGAATTGGAAAATGATATGTAACTATTGATGGGGCAGAATGAACAGATTGTGTTAAAAAAGCAGAAACCAAGGCAGCAAATGAATTAGAAGTCCCTGGTTTTCGAAAAGGAAAAGTTCCAGCTGATTTACTAAAAAAACATTTAACAGAGGCAAAAATTTTAGATGCAGCGCATCATTCAGTTGTTAATAAAGCTTACCAATTTGCTTTTGACCAAAAATCAGAGATTGAACCATTTTCTTCGCCAACACCAAGAGTTAAAAAAATTACTAAAACAGAATATATTTTAGAATTAGAATTTGACTTGAAACCAGAAGTTAAAATTAATAAATATACTGGGTTTAAGCATGACCACTTAAAAAAAGAAGAAATTAAAATTAAAAAAGAAGATATTGAAAATAATATTGATCAATTACGGAACCGTTTTGCAATTTTTAAACCAAAAACAACCGCAATTGCAAAAGGAGATACAGTTATTTTTGATTTTGAAGGATTTGTTGATGGTAAACCATTTAAAGGAGGAAAAGCGACTGATTTTACCTTAGAAATTGGTAGTGGTCAATTTATTCCTGGTTTTGAAGATGCAATGATTGGGTTAAAAACAGGAGATCAAAAAGATATTAATGTTACTTTTCCTGCCGATTATCAAGTTGAAGAATTGAAATCAACTCCTGCAGTTTTTAAATTAAATATTAAAGAAGTAAAGGCCAAAGAATTACCAGAATTAAATGATGAATTAGCAAAAGATATTAATTTAAAAGGAATTGATACTTTAGCTAAATTAGAAGACCATGTTAAAAATAATATTCGAGAACAATTATTAAAACAAGAATATGATCATTTTATTGGACACTTATTCCGTTTAATTGCGGAAGATTCTGAAATTGCGTTGCCAGAATCAATTATTCGAAAAGAAGCTAACCAGTTAAAACATGAGTTTGAACAAAAATTACAAGCTCAACAAATGGATATGAAAACTTATAAAAAACGAACAGGAATGGTGGAAGAAGATATTTTTGAAGAATTATTTAAAGATGCTAAAAATCGGTTAGAGAATGGGGTTATTGTTGATGCTGTTGTTCAAGCAGAAAAAATTACAGCAACTCCTGCCGAATGTGAAGTCCAATACGAAAAATTAGGAAAACAATTTGGGATTGATGGTAAAACCTTAAAAGAAACAAAATTAGTATCAGAACAACAAGTGAAAGAGCAAGTTATTCATGATAAAGTATTTGCCTTTTTATATGAAAATAACGGTGAATAA
- the msrB gene encoding peptide-methionine (R)-S-oxide reductase MsrB, with translation MKKPWTTIQIANLTPLEYEVTQNAGTEPPFQNKYWNNQEKGIYVDILSGEPLFVSSDQYDAGCGWPSFTKPIDKTVLQEKPDHSLRISRTEVRTNKTNIHLGHVFNDGPQADGGLRYCINSAALRFIPLSKMIDAGYEEYLPLIK, from the coding sequence ATGAAAAAACCTTGAACCACAATACAAATTGCTAATTTAACACCGTTAGAATATGAAGTAACCCAAAATGCCGGAACAGAACCGCCTTTTCAAAATAAGTACTGAAATAATCAAGAAAAAGGCATTTATGTTGATATTTTATCAGGAGAACCCCTATTTGTTTCTTCTGATCAATATGATGCTGGTTGTGGTTGGCCCAGTTTTACCAAACCAATTGATAAAACCGTACTCCAAGAAAAACCAGATCATTCTTTGCGAATATCACGAACAGAAGTCCGTACTAACAAAACAAATATTCATTTAGGCCATGTTTTTAATGATGGCCCCCAAGCTGATGGTGGTTTACGCTATTGTATTAATTCTGCTGCTTTACGTTTTATTCCCTTATCAAAAATGATTGATGCTGGTTATGAAGAATATCTTCCTTTAATAAAATAA